One window of the Penaeus vannamei isolate JL-2024 chromosome 31, ASM4276789v1, whole genome shotgun sequence genome contains the following:
- the LOC113828323 gene encoding CCN family member 2-like yields MRGVAGAVLVWAVAAWAPGGMSQRAPCYECEMYKDAHPNSNPYNAIRSHCVYPCECGTVPDCPPGVPVIMDGCECCWQCARQHGESCNGATLCDASKSLSCVYNSTADPTGTCQEPRPSKCIVNNQTYEDGETFKPDCRTQCTCLNGTYACVSLCPGESLPPSEQCHHPHLVTVPGQCCREWMCDTAPEKVVGPPACERLSGRWSPCSVQTCGSGVSVRWSNDNASCQSINQTRLCQIRPCTDPRLLHTSEEIHQDKASRRKARKHHIRRGHTCKATQRHVQSVRLRAGWCISERRFKPKFCGDCAGRCCGVHTSTTLTVAFLCPLHANTDLLAVSRARQRDGPGAFLARLGARPPSRVPSVYDMMDEGQPGGEDAVLKGPAAPDEDAVLSYDYSYDGGKDDASPSRRKKSFDRDNLTVEGDEEYKQIKADNYEVVHHQVEWIVRCKCSHTCDIPDTRYKTPGAAPEGSQQPLVVPLT; encoded by the exons ATCCGGTCTCACTGCGTGTATCCCTGCGAGTGTGGCACAGTGCCGGATTGTCCTCCGGGAGTGCCAGTCATCATGGACGGGTGCGAGTGCTGCTGGCAGTGCGCGAGGCAGCACGGGGAGTCCTGCAACGGCGCCACCCTCTGCGATGCCTCCAAGTCGCTCTCCTGCGTGTACAACAGCACGGCCGACCCGACGGGCACTTGCCAAG aGCCTCGACCCTCCAAGTGCATCGTCAACAACCAGACGTACGAAGACGGTGAGACATTCAAGCCCGACTGCCGGACGCAATGCACGTGCTTG aATGGCACTTACGCCTGTGTGTCCCTGTGCCCCGGCGAGAGTCTTCCTCCCAGCGAGCAGTGCCACCACCCCCACCTTGTCACGGTGCCAGGGCAGTGCTGCAGGGAATGGATGTGCGATACAGCTCCAG aGAAAGTCGTGGGGCCCCCTGCATGCGAGCGCCTCTCTGGCCGGTGGTCCCCCTGCTCGGTTCAGACGTGTGGTTCTGGAGTGTCGGTTCGCTGGTCCAACGACAACGCCAGCTGCCAGAGTATCAACCAGACGCGCCTCTGTCAGATCAGGCCCTGTACAGACCCTAGGCTTCTGCACACGAGCGAAGAGATACACCAGGATAAGGCCAGCAGGCGGAAGGCAAGGAAGCATCATATTAGG CGCGGCCACACGTGCAAGGCGACGCAGCGACACGTGCAGTCGGTGCGCCTGCGCGCCGGCTGGTGCATCAGCGAGCGGCGCTTCAAACCCAAATTCTGCGGCGACTGCGCGGGGCGCTGCTGCGGCGTGCACACGTCCACCACCCTCACCGTGGCCTTCCTGTGCCCCCTGCACGCCAACACGGACCTCCTGGCCGTCTCGCGCGCGCGCCAGCGGGACGGCCCCGGGGCCTTCCTGGCTCGTCTGGGGGCGCGGCCTCCCTCCCGCGTGCCCAGCGTCTACGACATGATGGACGAGGGGCAGCCCGGGGGCGAGGACGCCGTGCTCAAGGGCCCCGCCGCGCCCGACGAGGACGCCGTGCTGAGCTACGACTACTCCTACGACGGCGGCAAGGACGACGCGTCTCCCTCCCGCAGGAAGAAGTCCTTCGACCGGGACAACCTGACGGTGGAGGGCGACGAGGAGTACAAGCAGATCAAAGCCGACAACTACGAGGTCGTGCATCACCAGGTGGAGTGGATCGTCAGGTGCAAGTGCAGCCACACCTGCGACATCCCGGACACCAGGTATAAGACCCCGGGGGCGGCGCCCGAGGGATCACAACAGCCCCTGGTCGTCCCTCTCACGTAA